The Leptidea sinapis chromosome Z, ilLepSina1.1, whole genome shotgun sequence genomic sequence GACTcacaatttaaattcaaagtacACAAAAACACAAAAGGATTTGTTTCTcctcaaaccaaaataattctttataactCACTGGTTCGCAGCAAATTAGAATTTGCATCAGTTGTGTGGAGTCCCCAATACGCAGCACCTTCTCAACGTTTAGAGAGACTACAAAGATCCTTTACTAGATACTTGGCATATCATAGTTCCGGCATCTTTCATAAGGCCACCTACGACCAGCGGCTGAAACACTTTAAAATGTTGTCACTCTACAATCGCCGCATAACACTGGATTTTGATCCAGATCCAGATCCATTGAGGAATGTTAGCATTCCTCAAAAAGCTGTTATCAGGACAGACGGAGTGCAGTGAATTGctggataaaataaatttcaaaatcccGCACAGATATCCACGAAATCCGATTACTAACATACTTGTGGAACCAGTAAGTAGGACAAATGCCCTTAAGCATTCTCCATTATCAAGGATGTGTTCTGAGTACAATCGATTTTCCGcgtccataaaagattttgatatttttcatgacaaaGTGACAAgtctaaaaaaaaactaaccgcacatttctgtttgtaaataataataatatgttagttgatattcatactaactatttcttcgttatattgtatctattattgtgagtaatttgcttaaaatccttgttaaatttgtagttcgaactgtattttgtatttaaattaatgtcttgcaatgagagtggtgtatgcaccagtaactggcattcataccagattataaacctataagaccataattatttttaatgttttgtatgtaatgctgttggtgtgtcaataaataaataaataaagcccTAGATGCCGGTAAGTTGATAGAAAGTTATTTGTTGTTTAATCAAGACGATTCCACCACATATCTAGATATGAAtagaatacataaaataatacaaaacaagTACTGGCATAGCAAAAAACGTCAGACAAAGTTATCAGACTATATGTGTAAACAATAATTTACCCGTATAAGCATTTATAATCTAAGACATAGgtacatattaaaaattcttgttaatttggttgtttttttgtgcACTCCATATAACGACAAAAAATGCTGAGTCCCTTGAGTTTCGTTCTAGAGACTTTAAGTAGTACAAAAACGTCAAAATTAGTCCTCTGGACGCtcacgagtggcgcttcaaataggcacgaAAAATTtgctgtccagtggtatttatacaggtccaCTGACCTCCCATACGACGAATGAAACAACGGCAACAGCGACAGTGGTGAGCAGCAGGAACTAGcacaaataattttacttagTTCCTACATGTTTTGAATTTTCTGTAGTTGTGTCATATTATTGACACAGGATGGCGCTTAGCACAAAACATGTTGTGTATAATATCACAGAGTAGGCTTGGATACATTAATACTATTATATAGTTAAGGATGCAGTATGTaacaggaaataaaaataaaaccatttaataaccaacataatataatagatagatTTGTACATAAAACTAAGTACCTAGTACTTTTTAGCGACTAATATTATCGTTTTAATTGAAGTAGATATATTATAGTATCGTAATATCGAATTTACAATAAacgataattattataaattagtttaacttatttatatacaatcctgattattattaaattaattacgaCACGccaattatttgaaaaattttcgaAGCACTTTATAAATTAAGTCTATACATACATAGGTAAGAAGTAAATCTATTACTATAAATACAAAGTCGAAATTTGTGAAAagtgaaacttttgacaggtcgttaataagctatttaacattaacaatagctttaaccggttaagattggacggttacggttcaTAGTTAAAAGTTATGaagtcatctaaaaattgtcaaatggtgcagcTCATtcttgcttaaccggtactttaacatgtttgttattgctaaagttagtagGTACAACCCAACCTTAGTAGTCTGGTTGTTAATTTTCAAATGTGAGTCATATAAGTTGTATTTGCAAAACTTGTTTAATGGGCCAGTATATACACTATTGGATGAGTAATATAGAAATAGTTATAACATCTTACTCTATTTAAGTagactatttaaataatataactttattgaaTTTCAAGCAACAGCCATACATTTAAGTAAAGGCAAAGAAATATTGCAGTTTGCAGTATGCTGATCGCGGGTCTTGGTATGAAAGTCTCCAAAACAAAAATCATGGTGGTTACAAAGAAAGAGGCTGTAAATCCAGTGATTTCTGCAGAAGGTAAGGTGCTAGAACGGATGCATAAATATAAGTATCTGGGTACATAGGTGAAGGAAAACTGATACAGTGATTCTGAAATAAAAACCCGCATTGAAATCGCTCTTAGTGACTCTAATTACATGAAAACTACACTCGCAGCCTGTAGAATGGTTGCCTATCTAGGTCACGGACTTAGGCGTGAGTTTCTTCAGATGATAAGTGGGCGCAACAAAAGATATTGGGCGTACAAAGAAGTGCTGTGTAATATCCAGGAATGGACTGGAATCACAACCAAAGACCGGGTAAAGTAAGGTAGAAGTCTGAGGAAACCTCAAAAGTCCAGGTGGAGCTGATGATGATagttataattacataattcatgattatagtttttttttaattacaattgcttttattgacatattttgttaaaattatgatcGTGTCATAAAAACTTATCACagtcactaaaaataaataaataaataagtacaaCTATATACACAttagaatattaatataatatatatatctattaaacATACGCAAACTACACTAAAGTTAAATACGTTACTTTATACACACTAACGTATTTTGAATGATTTATAACATTTGGCCGttgaaatgtttaattaattcattaaatttattatgaatgAAAGAAGGAACCTAGATATATCTTGCATTTAAATTAGCATATCTCATTCTACCCTTTGATAGTGTAGTAAAACTTCGAACTGtcaatatttaaacatatttataacggccgtacccaatattccgtctatttcttacttgagataaaaaatcgcaactatcgttaacttttctgtctcaataaacttatcgacggtaactcaccttatccgtacacgccgtctgtcaatgggacgacgtatagcttaccagcgatagaattttgtgtggaaattgcaattcacgcgtcccaatattaggcgataagaatgacttatcgggtatattgggacagcttcagattattgacagctaattactgacattagaaggtagtaatttatttctatctgtagacagtatattgggaacggtcgtaagaCATTACTAATAATAAAGGCATTGTAAAGTTTCTTCAAGTTTGATTACTTCGCCCTGTAatataattctgtagtgacaaatataagataagaacaaaaagttttaatcttggaataactttactgcACGTTTATAAGTAAcacagattatatattatattcaaacaaaTATCAATTACCAAAATGTAGACATTGCTTGGCTTTTATTTGAAAGCCTATTTCGAATTACATCATTCGTTGATCCGTGGTATAGTCATATATATGGGTTTATGTTATTTTACTTGCCACGTCATTTGAAGCTtatttacttagataatttatacgtctagatggagcCCCTTGCTGTCAGGCGTAtgcaacaggccaggtttattaccctagtgtgcatgacaagctatgCCTCACACACGAGAAATATATGTTCCTTGTTTAACTTTGTTAACAATTCCCGGCATTTTATTTCAACGTGTCCTAATGTGTCACTGTCTATCTATATTACGTACCTATATATTAGATCTagtatagacgtataaattatctaagctaattttataaagatttCATAATATTTGTGATCACTCATGTACAATAAACAAGTATACTCATAATCACGGTCTTAAAGTTGTCTAAAGCAAACCTTCCTACGCGTCTATTTGGCAAAGCTTTTGTTCACTTGTGTtccgaccgcgctttgaatataacgccacgcaatgaaaaaatattgagtgAAAATCTgttcaaataacagcatatccaaacttaataAGTATGCAGTGTCCTATTTCAGGCAAGtgtccctttaaattaacataattgacgtttttaatcattttgctaaataactacatttcaattgctaagacaaaatgttcttgtctcGTCTTAGCGTCCATCTCTTTCGTACATTTCGCAAAATAACCAATGAACTTCTTATGAGTGtttacaatagactttgaacataaCTGCTACGAAATTAGTtgtaaatttgaatgaatgttttaatgttatctatatAACTTAATTGATATTTTTCTAGTTACTTATAGCGTActataaatatcaatatatatatatatatatatatatatatatatatatattgatatttatagtatatatatatatatatatatatatcaatggccgttgctaatgaaattactggctaATGAGACTCAATATCTTATGTGTCAAATTGACCAGCGCAATTGAAAATTGAAAGACTTGTCCCGAAAATTTCCCACGTTTACATGGTCATATTCTTAGCTTTATTTATGGGCAAAAATTTAAGCTACATtcagcaaaaaaatatttcgaataagcgaatataaatatacacttttacattttatgtacattaCGGCTCCTTGCGGCTAttactaaaagaaataataaaacaatattgaacTATTACATTACTAAAGTCTTAACTCAAAAACATAAGGGATAGGTACGTTTCTTGAGTTAGTTTATCGCGTTATATTTTTAGTACTTTTTCACACGTTTATGTAATGAAAAGCATACATAGGGTGAGTTATGGCAATTTATCAACAGAGGGTCTTTAGAGTTGGATCGTACAAGCTCAATTTCTAGTCTGTTGTTCCTAGTAGttctttattttatcacttAAGGGGATGGTAGGCCTCAACGGCTAGGGTGTTGATATATTACTCAGTCTGTTAGAATAATTGATCATTGATCAAAATAGTTGATAGTAATCCATTTTAAAATACCCATTTAAAGGTTTTACTACACAAAAACTAGTTTACACTTCACTCTGCATGCAGTGTATCGAGGAGTCTTCTGACAACTCATCCATTGAAGAATCCGTGAACGAAGTTCCATCTGAAAGTAAAACAATAGTTTTGTAATCGGTGCTATTCATTACTAGCCGTACTAGCCACAATAAGAGACAGTTAAACTATTACATAAGTTTGTCACTTgaaatcaatgacgttctatacatatataaaaaccacgccatataaaaacaaagccgaaatatagAACATGGCACAAATTACACCAGATTACCGTTGTTGTTTtctccagttgcttaaaatatgcTATCATACTCTAAATGATATgaccttatatgtgtatagaccGTAATTGCTTCAAATCTtcggtttataaatatatttaatgtagaACAACTATTATGGATTACATCAACAATGATTCCATATCTCTCTGAATTACTTTTTGGGCTTCCGTACCCGAACGACAGCCCACGGCAACTCTTTGCCAGCAGGCAATAATGACCGCAATTTAGCTGAAATTTTGAGTATGTATAACAATTGCTGCTATTCGTATAccgacaaataaaaaaaaattatgtatatgtaAAATGACCCTAAGTACAATTTAgatgaatatataaaatataatatccaaGCTGCACGGTCTATACCaaaatttttgcataaaatgagtttttttaaatacaagataaGTGCGAGTTTGACATTCAATTCAATTCGTTTTGGTGGAAAACAAACATTACCGATATGTGACACAGGACGATATGTCGTAGAAAGAGAGCCTGAAATCTGCAGCCCGAAACTTTgccatcaatattattttaggcGCTACAGGAGCAAGCTTTCATACTCGAAGAATTGTAAATTAATAGCACGTAATGAGTATAACTTTAGTATTTGCTTTGATTggcgcgagtgttacacatttaaataaaacacagtttaaaggatttaaacgcgtgtaattgtaaccgtGTTTTTACGTTAGTATtttcgtaaaagttacatttttattattattttagttaacccgatgtTTCGTGACTGAAtaaagccgatttaaataaacacagtaattaataatgtctcatgaaagttttaataatttaatattattattagagtaTTTAGGCTGTGTTTAAATAGTAGGCTTTATGGCTGATTCTTTCATAAGTTTATCTTTTGTCGTAAACGTTTCAGCTTAATATTCCCGCATGCTCTTTATAAAAAATCGTGGCTTGAAAATTTCTTTCTTACTTAGGGAAACggaagtcaaaaaaataattacgagCAGTTACGAAGACCAAGGGGAAGAAAGAACACAATTAAATTGTCAGATAGgcttatttttgtaataatatatataaggtaGTGTTGCAATAAATCCATACCTATTGGAACAAAAGGTGGCTTGTTCTGGAAAGAATATGTAAGGTGAAGGTTGATGGGTCTGCCAAACCCCACATCAGGATCCCTCATCACTGTGAACAATACAGACAGACATATAAAATCATACGaactttcaaaatatattactcTTTCATACAGAACTTAAACATATTCGCAGGGGCAGATTTAAAACAAACGCTGTGCAAGTGGCTTAGACTTATCAGAAATATGTCGCAATGAATTCAAGTTGTAAGATTCATGTCTTTCTTACCTTGGCTTTGTTTCCCCTTCCCTGTGTGCTGGTGTTTCTTTTGCCGAGCTCTGCTGTTTTGAAACCATACTTGTGTCACTCTCTTGCTAAGTCCTGTTACTTGTGCAATCCTCTCCAGATCTTGACCATCTGGATTTGAGTCGAGCTGGAAGTTGGCCTGCAAGACCTGCAGCTGTTCTTCGGTGAATGTTGTGCGTACCCTCTTCGCCTTACTCTTGTGGTAGCCCTCGGAGTCACAGCCATCTGCATACAAGATAGAGTAAAAAGTGAAT encodes the following:
- the LOC126978300 gene encoding LIM/homeobox protein Awh, with protein sequence MKTEHRTCCACGEPIADRFLLEVGGAAWHTGCLRCCVCAVQLDRHPSCFLRDRQVYCKQDYAKSFGAKCSKCCRGISSSDWVRKAREQVYHLACFACDACGRQLSTGEQFALHEDRVLCKPHYLETLDGGSISSDDGCDSEGYHKSKAKRVRTTFTEEQLQVLQANFQLDSNPDGQDLERIAQVTGLSKRVTQVWFQNSRARQKKHQHTGKGKQSQVMRDPDVGFGRPINLHLTYSFQNKPPFVPIDGTSFTDSSMDELSEDSSIHCMQSEV